TTTCCATTTCATAATTTCCCtcaagattattttttatttcctaGCACATTACGGAAAATCGGTGCAGGTTCATTCTCTGACCTGGGTTAGAAGTCAGCTGCTGAATTCGTCATTTTTCTCCCTGTGACATATATCTTCATAATTCTGCATTATACCGAATtgtttattatgttgattttcaaatatatattttttcactatataagtctactGTTAATTCATAAAGGTATCACTTATAATTACACATTCAAAAAATGATACTCTACGTGTTTGTATTTTCTATAatcattactttaaatttattactGTTTTGATAAGTGTACAACTGACTTGATCAAGTAAATTAACCATactaatgataacaataataaaaaacatatttttcattgtaGGTACTGTTATATGCCTATTGAAGAAGACATTAACCCCTTTTGTTACTCTTAACAAGGTCTTATTGACAGCACCATAGCATGAATTCCCAGGAGAATCATTTgtgattttatcagttaataaaatacggccagtcgtttggatgcgaataattaaatcacttatGCTaagcactcgtgatttaattattacgcatcctaACTCTTgcctatattttattaactgataaaatataggaacaaattTATTATTCCTTGAAGAAAAAGCCAATAGTATTAGTTAAACTGAATGATGTTATCGTTTTTGACGAAAAAATGTTTTCCTGAAACTAAGCAGTTTGTTATTAGCACGCGAAAGGGTAACTGGCTCTGTAGAATGTTTCTTAGACTcatctaaatatttaaattgttagATAATGAAGAGTTAGGACAaagtttgaaatgttaaattgaatgattttattcttttacatctaaaacaaaacattttcttcaaCATGTTGTGAATTGGTACCTGGCTCTGTTGATTGCATTTcgatagttaaatataattttgaagaCAAACTAGTGATTGACTTGAaagaataaatcattttcaacTGAAAGacggaatttaaaaaaaaaggatcaATAACCAACTACCTTCCAgaaggcagttggttattcgcttacgaattggcaactggctcgcGAATTGGCAACTAGCCCTATTGATGTTCATGAAGACTGCTTAAAATACATTGAAAGTGTTGAATATTAAAAGATTAGAGCAAATGAAATGTtagtttgaatgattttatcatttttgacaaACAAATGGTTTCCtgaaaaatgtcgaataaccaactgcaaaccagtaggcagttggttattcacatgcgaattggcaactggctctcttgaATGTTTTTTCGAGACTCATCTATACATTAAGTGTTTGATACTGATATCTTGCAgcaaattaagttttaaattgtATGATTTTGTCTAATCATAATAGGTCTggatcttttcaaaatttgaataactAGCTACATTCCAGTAAGAAGTTGCATATTCATGCGAAATTGAAAACCATACACCACCAAACTTATAAGTTTTGCTAGACTACATGttttattttgagtttaaaaTGTAGTAGAAGTTtccaataaattttgaataaccaactggcaactagtatgtagttggttattcgaatgttcaactaccaactacctACCAGCTTTACTATTATAAAGCatatgtaaattaatataaatatctaaagaaaaaaagtgtttagGCTATAGTGATAGAATGGCATTGGATAATGACGAACATCCGTGTAATATGCACGAGTTTTGTTTGTATATCAGCTTACCTCAGCTGTGTCCTATTTTCGTATATTTCTGCTGCAAGATTTTGGACCTCCTTGCTAACTTTTTCAGATCTTTCGCTGTGAGCGCCATGGGCTCGTTTgagattttcatatatttctgcTTCAAGATTTTGGAAATCCTTGCTAACTTTTTCAGTTCTTTCGTCATGGGCCCGCTTGAGCACAGCAACGACTTTGCAATAGTTTTTCTCAAATACGTTTTCTCTTGTTTAATCGTctcttttatcaaacttgatacATGTTTGTCATTCGGAAGCCGACATTTATCTTGTTCGTCTTTGGAAATGACTTTGGACTGAGCTTGTGGGGTTTGTTTATTGTCCTTCACCTGAAAATAATTGAGAGACGTCAAAAGAAAAGCTACATCATATAAAATGGAGTAGCATTATAGCAGAATTTTTAGGATATATGTATGTTTGATTCAAGTTCTTCCACACTTTGATATGGCCATACTACAAATTGCTATAGGCTAATGGAATACTTAGATTTGCTTATCACAGATTTTCTTCGTCGAAGTGACAACTCTTAACTTTCATGTGTGTAAATAAGAGGATGCAACTTGACACTTACAAACATGGCAATACTCGTAAATTACATTATCTCAAGTGCCGTGGTTCTACATTGCAATCATTATAAATGCGTTATGattaattacaaattacattcgtTGAAAATCGACTTTTGATTCTGCAggttttaaatttaacttttttctgtcatatttctaTGCCCATTTATATTCATTCTTTGTTTTAAGCAATGTCCAAGGATAGGTATGTATGTCACACGCAGCTACTGTATTGATATCTACGCCGTTTCGAGCTatggtaaatgtttttttttttgttgttgttgttgttgttttttagttaTTTACACGGGatgggatccaacatatgtattcccaaatgggcatcGCTTAAATTCATacgttgtgcttccggtagtacatatgtggtaaaaatttcgaagaaaaacaggtgaggtttttttttatttgtgattgaattttgcggaaatgacattattttgccaaaaaatcgcgatgcagtgcaaccgagtatacattaactagcacgtaagtgcatgtaccctacctgtatttgtagaaatgacagagaaaaacttatcctccgtgaagcggtatggctgaaaattagcaacatttttatcaacagatggaaatatgttgtaattgccctgcgcttgcttaaattttgccctCGAAACCTTTCATATGCAAAACCCcaaccagaaaaaaaaatatggtgaTCACAttgctagaaaaatgtttttaggCGAGAAaacgaatgggatacatatgttgtgcatgggctacatatgtggtgcactagactttttagaactccacagatcttgagcttaaatggtacccGGATAAAGAAAGGAACtggaaatacgtgccaagtaCTCGTATGTCACATTATTCCaagaattatatacatgtatattaggcgtaaaacaattgtttgtttccggtatcccgacctaccctaaatttttggcccgacccttaatgtttttatggtcttggagaatatttttttcaactttttaacaaaaagttgcaaaactgcactttttatgctttaaacaatgccagtgatgttagaaatcaacttactgatgctttaaaggcataacccccttatttgtaatcattttttgacagacacaaaaataatttccgaaaagtctcccttaataaaaaaaaatcaaaaaaaaaaaaaaagattttccgacctacctaccctaattattttgagcatgttaccggaaacaaagaattttttaggccttaaagggataacatattagaaacgaacacagctttaagcttacataTGACGCTGTAAAACATTTCCACTAAGGAGTCAATacatctctcctaaatccgaaggggtttatgtgttgcttatgtgtgcTGAtctgtgaatgtcggaaatatgcatgtatagtttggtgtatagcatattagctgccgatacggtctgtataattatatgttattgaacctagtgttctttttgtgtttgttttactcgttcatgtgcgcctctatatatatcttcggtggtattttgcatcgttaactgtggaaattgtctgtcATTGAATCATGTACGTGAATTGAGTTATAGAGCCAAATACCTGTGTCTCGGGCAACGGactcgaaaataaaatgtaataaatactttaggGTCTGGGATTTCAATTCAGGATGTaattttggtttgcccgatacagaactatTGGCCCGGCCGCTCCAATACATAAGATATTGTGGACCTGACACTTACTTGTGTTGAACTACGCAGTTTGTTGCAATATAGGAGGGAGGGTATACCACAAGGTACTCGGTCAAAATTGTGTGAATATAACCGAGCATGGTCATTAAATTATGCAATATGTCCTGGGCCCTTAATTTGATTAAGTTACCTACCAGACGCAGCTATGTTCTGATTATATGACCGTGTACCTTGCAGTATAACCTCCCACCTATATTTCCATAAACTATGATAGGCCTAGAATGTGGAGTTGTGGTATACATGTAACAAGGTAGTTTTACACAAGTATGTGCCAGGTCCGCaatatcatatgtacatgtaatggAGAGGCTGGACCAGTAGTTCCgtatcgggcaaaccaaaataCCCCCTGAAACACCCTGAccgtaaagtatttattacattttatttttgagtccgttgcccgagacagatattttgctctataactcagttcacggacagacaatttccacagttaacgatgcaaaataccgccgaagatatatatagaggcgcacatgaacgggtaaagcaaacatgaaaagaacactaggttcaagaacatataattacgcagaccgtatcagcagctaatatgctatacaccaaactaaacatgcatatttccgacatttacaggtcaacacacataagcaacacattaacgccttcggatttaggagagatgcgttgactcctaagtggaaatgttctacaacatctaatataaactttaatctgtgctcgtttataagttatccctttcatacaaatgtatataatttttggactgatgtgacatatacttggcacgtatttcctgttcgtttctttatccaggtaccatttaagctcaagatctgtggagttctaaaaaatctaatgcaccacatatatagcccatgcacaacatatgtatcccattcggtttttcgcccaaaaaaatattgttctagcaaagtgatcgccaaatattttttcttctgaatGGGGTTTAGCATACAGAAGGTTGCGAGAGCAAAATTAAGCAGGCGGCCCGCATGGcaactaaacaacatatttccatctgttgataaaaatgttgctatttttcagttataccgcttcacggagaatacgtttttctccgtcatttctacaaatacaggtaaggtaaatgcacttacatgctaggtaatgtatactcggttgcactgtaTCGCGagtttttggcaaaacaatgtcattttcacaatatttcaatcacaaataaaaatctcacgtacttttctgcgaaatgtttaccacatatgtactaccggaagcacaacatatgattttaagcggtgcccatttgggaaaaCATacgttggatcccctcccgtgctTCGAACAGCCTAGCCGGTCGTACACTAGAGCTGGAATGTTTCTGACGAGTGCATTCTGAATTGCGCATTTGCAATTTCGAGAATACTTCTGCAAACTGATATTCTCAGCATAGATACAAGTTTACATGTCGAAGATTTATTAATTATGCCCTCTTTAAcgtatttatgtacattttgttcAGCAAGTTGAGAGGGAAAATCAGTTTCGACCGTGTACAATTAATGGTGTGTTTCAAAGCCGATTCTTAAACATATTCACAAAAACatgcaattttaaaatgtcttgatttttatttaattcaatGGTAAATTTCGCCAGTGAAGATTTAAAAGGTTCTAAATAAATTCACAATGTTGGAGGTTCTCGAGCATCTATATGTTTCGCCCCAGCGGTAacataaaaaaaggtttttattatAAATCTGCATTAAATGCTATTGATCAGGCGACCCGACAAGATTGCCGAAAACAAAAGTTTGAACTGACAAATTCTCAAATGGGTTGGCACAATAAAACGATCaatacacacatttttttttattgaatttaacgTCACACCGTCATATTGataggttatttttttttaatgcggAGGAGTACCGCAGGTGCCTAATTTGGCATTATTTAACGCACGTGtggccacctgggtagaaccactgacttttcGTAAGCAAGTATGACTTccttataatattgtttaaaccaaatgttaccaaaattatatgagcttaccaggcatcaatattttatatattttaatagcactgttatataatatatattatttgtggatcggataccttgaGTGTTAAACATTGCAAGTATTGGTGCACTTATTATCATTGTTCTTTCCAAAacgatctctctctctctctccctccctctccctccctctctcttGGCATCTTTGCCGTTGTCGGATGAATCGGCTGCAATTTGATCAATATTTGCGAGAAAACTAGGAACAGCTGGCAACAAAACAATCAATATTGTTCGTCTCAAGTATACACAAAGAGGATTTACTTTAATTTGACGTGTTGTTGATACAACATTGTAGGAAAGTCTCACAGGCTCACTTAGAAACAAAAGTGCTTATTATCCCGTAATTACTTCTATTTTTCGCATTGCTAGACGATACCTCGTGAATACGATTTGGCATTTCGTTCTTACgagaaaattattttgtaaattcagAGATAAAAGAACATCATATTGATTGTTTTGCTGTGAGAGAGGTAGAATTGTGTGCTTTTGTGTGAAAATGTATCTTACATAGCGCTACTGTGCGACAACAAGCTTTAGGTcattgcgaccagtatggatccagatcagcaaTTTGAATCTGGATCCAAACTGTTCACTTATATGTATCAGTTGCAAACAAGTTCTTAAACTGATTTTGTAGCGATAAACGTACAGTATGGATGTGCATGCACTATTTAAAGTTTtcgtaatttacatttttttctcgaTACCTTTTGTGTAAGAGCCAACAACTGCAATTTATTAGCTAGATAAGCTttctcgatactttcagaaattatctttatatttcgaacttttctgaaaagtattATCGCAATATTCTAAAGAttcctggaaataaaaacatatcaagaaaaaaaaaatgattgcgATAATGCTTTCAGAAAAACGCACAACTTTGCTGGagagtttaaaatattatcttgATAGTTACCGAGCATCTCATGGCAGTTGCAAGCATTAagaatattagaaaatattatttattgcagtgaaatgttttcagaaaaaaaatacacacatttcttgcaaagtttacaaattatcgtgatatctcgtggcagaaatatgccaccacagAAAGccaactttttaataaaatattagtcaTTTTTTCACGCATTTTCctccctttttcatttttttttgagtCGGCATTATTAAACGAAGGTTGCAAAATTGATGATTGCTTGTTTGACCCAACACAATTATAAATCATATGGCGGCTACAGACTGGGCCACCGACCTTGCGCAATGTAACTGAATTTCTTTTTGACATGAAATAATTTTCTATGTCGAACAGCCGGC
This is a stretch of genomic DNA from Mercenaria mercenaria strain notata chromosome 4, MADL_Memer_1, whole genome shotgun sequence. It encodes these proteins:
- the LOC123552196 gene encoding uncharacterized protein LOC123552196; the protein is MCRLSFFLLYAIGYQIIFESKADMGTDFILELVSYFDTLMTEVNKLRQEVTSVNKDVDVLKSRYEIFDDTRKIQVKDNKQTPQAQSKVISKDEQDKCRLPNDKHVSSLIKETIKQEKTYLRKTIAKSLLCSSGPMTKELKKLARISKILKQKYMKISNEPMALTAKDLKKLARRSKILQQKYTKIGHS